The Streptomyces sp. NBC_01255 genome window below encodes:
- the rbfA gene encoding 30S ribosome-binding factor RbfA produces the protein MADNARAKKLADLIREVVAEKLQRGVKDPRLGTHVTITDTRVTGDLREATVFYTVYGDDEDRASAAAGLESAKGVLRSAVGRAAGTKFTPTLTFIADALPENAKTIEDLLDKARASDAQVREASSGAAFAGEADPYKKPGEDEAAE, from the coding sequence GTGGCCGACAACGCGCGGGCGAAGAAGCTGGCAGACCTCATCCGGGAGGTGGTCGCCGAGAAGCTGCAGCGTGGCGTCAAGGACCCCCGCCTGGGCACGCACGTGACCATCACGGACACCCGTGTCACCGGTGACCTGCGGGAGGCCACGGTCTTCTACACGGTCTACGGCGACGACGAGGACCGTGCGAGCGCCGCGGCCGGCCTGGAGAGCGCCAAGGGCGTCCTCCGTTCGGCCGTCGGCCGCGCGGCGGGGACCAAGTTCACCCCCACGCTGACGTTCATCGCCGACGCCCTCCCCGAGAACGCCAAGACGATCGAGGACCTCCTCGACAAGGCGCGGGCCTCGGACGCCCAGGTGCGGGAGGCGTCCTCGGGCGCCGCCTTCGCGGGCGAGGCCGACCCCTACAAGAAGCCGGGCGAGGACGAAGCCGCCGAATGA
- a CDS encoding DUF503 domain-containing protein has protein sequence MYVGTLSFDLLLGDVHSLKEKRSVVRPIVAELQRKFSVSAAEVGDQDLHRRARLGVSLVSGDPGFVSDVLDRCERLVAARPEVELLSVRRRLHTDED, from the coding sequence ATGTACGTGGGGACTCTGTCCTTCGATCTGCTCCTCGGCGACGTTCACTCGCTCAAGGAGAAACGCTCCGTGGTCCGCCCCATCGTCGCCGAGCTCCAGCGCAAGTTCTCTGTGAGCGCGGCCGAGGTAGGCGACCAGGACCTCCACCGCAGGGCCCGGCTGGGCGTCTCGCTGGTGTCCGGGGACCCGGGGTTCGTATCGGACGTGCTCGACCGCTGTGAGCGGCTCGTCGCCGCGCGTCCCGAGGTGGAGCTGCTTTCGGTGCGCCGAAGGCTCCACACTGATGAAGACTGA
- the truB gene encoding tRNA pseudouridine(55) synthase TruB yields the protein MSNAAKTPDGLVIVDKPSGFTSHDVVAKMRGIAKTRRVGHAGTLDPMATGVLVLGVERATKLLGHLALTEKEYLGTIRLGQTTITDDAEGEITASVDASKVTREQIDAGVAELTGAIMQVPSKVSAIKIDGKRSYARVRGGEEFEIPARPVTVSSFQVYDVRDAEAEDGTAVVDLVVSVVVSSGTYVRALARDLGAGLGVGGHLTALRRTRVGPYKLDAAKTLDQLQEELTVMPVAEAAAAAFPRWDVDEKRAKLLLNGVRLEMPAYPPGAVAVFGPEGTLLALVEDQRGKAKSLAIFG from the coding sequence ATGAGCAACGCAGCAAAGACGCCCGACGGCCTTGTCATCGTCGACAAGCCGTCGGGCTTCACTTCGCATGACGTCGTGGCCAAGATGCGCGGGATCGCCAAGACCCGCCGGGTCGGCCACGCGGGCACGCTCGACCCCATGGCCACGGGCGTTCTCGTCCTCGGCGTGGAGCGGGCTACCAAGCTCCTCGGTCACCTCGCGCTGACCGAGAAGGAGTACCTGGGCACCATCCGCCTGGGCCAGACCACGATCACCGACGACGCCGAGGGCGAGATCACGGCGTCGGTCGACGCTTCGAAGGTCACCCGGGAGCAGATCGACGCGGGCGTGGCCGAGCTGACCGGCGCCATCATGCAGGTGCCGTCGAAGGTCTCCGCGATCAAGATCGACGGCAAGCGGTCGTACGCGCGGGTGCGCGGCGGCGAGGAGTTCGAGATCCCGGCCCGCCCGGTGACCGTCTCCTCCTTCCAGGTGTACGACGTCCGCGACGCGGAGGCGGAGGACGGCACGGCCGTCGTCGACCTCGTCGTCTCCGTCGTCGTCTCCTCCGGTACGTACGTCCGGGCGCTCGCCCGGGACCTCGGTGCCGGGCTCGGGGTGGGCGGTCATCTGACCGCGCTGCGCCGCACCCGCGTCGGTCCGTACAAGCTGGACGCGGCCAAGACGCTGGACCAGCTCCAGGAGGAGCTCACGGTCATGCCGGTCGCCGAGGCGGCCGCGGCGGCGTTCCCGCGCTGGGACGTCGACGAGAAGCGGGCCAAGCTGCTCCTGAACGGTGTCCGGCTGGAGATGCCGGCGTACCCGCCGGGTGCGGTCGCGGTCTTCGGACCCGAGGGGACCCTGCTCGCGCTGGTCGAGGACCAGCGGGGGAAGGCCAAGAGCCTCGCCATCTTCGGCTGA
- a CDS encoding trypsin-like peptidase domain-containing protein, with protein MGRGDLATLVEICDPAGRPRGTGFLADHHGTVVTSHEAVDGLARVVLHAPGDLTWLAEAEAVTRLPERGLALVRTEGLGVRPVALATRPEIEPGTYVRIAAHGWREARVLGPATVTYTAADRFHVLADALELAIGTEGAEALRRGGRAAGGPVLDTATGTVVAVLGTALHGERPAAGYAVPLRPDGPLAALLRRNAATVPAYGPDLNLAGILELTATSTGPAREPDPWPEPVERPECVREFARFTAGEALVLAVVGAPGTGRTTALAALCARRAQGVAPAPTVRLRGADLRAEDPSLADAVGRALRQAGRIVAASGALGDTATATPERAAALARDAGRPLLVVLDGPEEMPPLLAHRLADWTAATERWLRAHGVRLVTACRPEHWDLAGALYGPGTLHRPACGNGEGLPAALVLGPYTETEARAVRQGYGIGETELAEADARHPLALRLLAEVRAALPGDVPGRPGREEIFTAHLDLMCLRVAVRVAAGSRPLVRGTAVRLLAARVAGQVHEAARRCLGPGHGVLDRASFEELFPWREGWASAVLTEGLLVPAGNGYRFAHEELADWLQSAHLDLDAALHALVHSRGGVTPPRGEGAGCGTAPGAEVASGAEEAQGRDAVTGPGAAAGHDPGPGGGSASGVGPVPGYPAALGRASDPGPRAGAVGHSVAPARGVAPASGWAAVAGPWAVSLPRGRDGVLVPLAGPAGSVSPTRPAGRTAVPPAGRPLDRDPAASASADAEVPRQRSAPAADQLPVPRHRIGPVLQALLRLHHEHGPGALAPRLAALLESLDRFADGGAAPADPRATSGGARSDEPAAPHPYADAVWWAVRLFGETVRRVADPRPYLPVLRLLADRIGGRPAPQPVFAAFGAAFWQGLPLGEDERIDLLRRLVPADPPAGEDATGERCLDTVAGLLVADPRGVQPLLCRWFGDERPLPAAPHATVATAAQALLHTHRGLAVDDLCEALVSTAHPLADGLLAALAEDEPSALCRAVDRWAHDDGRPERRVAAAAYGHLVAGRLTVPADRELLRYAALALLARPADQALHGPALGLLVRDPHTRARHLPRAIAEPRVPASALAEALATHPGPVLTAFRSRLHGTGEEAAATLRALAEIDTPALTRRVAALVRDYVARLPEGAVHVARYVDRRFEDGPAGRAVLFPLVSGLIRGRPATVRRALAPVLAAPGTGASRHLRAELLDVLLEHERYEAESGELSVLDALLAAAAEGVGLRSEPRTRELVHRAAALYTRTPEGAGRLDRALAGVARESPGFADLLIGWTVAVPGEWAPLLGPETLRVLRSPGTSMPMRTDGRGHGSLRPA; from the coding sequence ATGGGACGCGGGGACCTGGCGACGCTGGTGGAAATCTGTGATCCGGCGGGCCGGCCGCGCGGTACCGGATTCCTCGCCGATCATCACGGCACGGTCGTGACCAGCCACGAAGCAGTCGACGGGCTCGCGCGCGTGGTCCTGCACGCCCCCGGCGACCTGACCTGGCTCGCCGAGGCCGAGGCCGTCACCCGCCTGCCGGAGCGCGGCCTCGCGCTCGTACGGACCGAAGGGCTCGGCGTCCGCCCCGTCGCGCTCGCGACCCGCCCCGAGATCGAACCCGGCACGTACGTACGGATCGCCGCCCACGGCTGGCGCGAGGCACGGGTCCTCGGCCCCGCCACCGTCACGTACACCGCCGCCGACCGCTTCCACGTACTCGCCGACGCCCTCGAACTCGCCATCGGCACCGAGGGCGCCGAGGCGCTCCGCCGCGGTGGCCGGGCCGCCGGCGGCCCCGTCCTCGACACCGCCACCGGCACCGTCGTCGCCGTCCTCGGCACCGCCCTGCACGGCGAGCGCCCGGCCGCCGGGTACGCGGTGCCACTCCGGCCCGACGGCCCGCTCGCCGCCCTCCTGCGGCGCAACGCGGCCACCGTCCCCGCCTACGGGCCGGACCTCAACCTCGCCGGAATCCTGGAGCTCACCGCCACCTCCACCGGCCCGGCGAGGGAACCCGACCCATGGCCGGAGCCCGTCGAACGCCCCGAGTGCGTCCGGGAGTTCGCCCGCTTCACGGCCGGGGAGGCGCTCGTCCTCGCGGTGGTCGGCGCCCCCGGCACCGGCCGCACCACCGCCCTCGCCGCGCTCTGCGCCCGCCGTGCCCAGGGCGTCGCGCCCGCCCCGACGGTCCGGCTGCGCGGCGCCGACCTGCGGGCCGAGGACCCCTCTCTCGCCGACGCCGTCGGCCGGGCCCTGCGCCAGGCGGGCCGGATCGTCGCCGCCTCCGGGGCGCTCGGCGACACCGCGACCGCCACCCCGGAGCGGGCCGCCGCCCTTGCCCGGGACGCGGGCCGCCCCCTCCTCGTCGTCCTCGACGGACCGGAGGAGATGCCACCGCTCCTCGCCCACCGCCTCGCGGACTGGACGGCCGCCACCGAGCGGTGGCTGCGCGCCCACGGAGTACGCCTGGTCACGGCCTGCCGCCCCGAGCACTGGGACCTGGCCGGCGCCCTCTACGGCCCGGGAACCCTGCACCGGCCTGCTTGCGGGAACGGGGAAGGCCTGCCCGCCGCCCTTGTGCTCGGCCCGTACACCGAGACGGAGGCACGGGCGGTCCGCCAGGGGTACGGGATCGGGGAGACCGAACTCGCCGAGGCGGACGCCCGCCACCCGCTCGCCCTGCGGCTGCTCGCGGAGGTACGGGCGGCGCTCCCCGGCGACGTGCCGGGGCGGCCGGGCCGCGAGGAGATCTTCACGGCCCATCTGGACCTGATGTGCCTGCGCGTCGCCGTCCGGGTGGCGGCGGGTTCCCGGCCCCTAGTACGGGGGACCGCCGTGCGGCTGCTCGCCGCCCGGGTCGCCGGGCAGGTCCACGAGGCAGCCCGCCGCTGTCTCGGCCCGGGCCACGGCGTCCTCGACCGGGCCTCCTTCGAGGAGCTGTTCCCGTGGCGGGAGGGCTGGGCCTCGGCCGTCCTCACCGAGGGCCTCCTCGTCCCCGCGGGCAACGGCTACCGCTTCGCCCACGAGGAGCTCGCCGACTGGCTCCAGTCCGCGCACCTCGACCTCGACGCGGCCCTGCACGCACTGGTCCACAGCCGGGGCGGGGTGACGCCTCCGCGGGGAGAGGGGGCGGGCTGCGGTACGGCTCCGGGCGCCGAGGTGGCTTCGGGCGCCGAAGAGGCCCAGGGGCGCGATGCCGTGACGGGACCCGGAGCTGCGGCGGGACACGATCCCGGCCCGGGGGGCGGTTCCGCCTCGGGGGTCGGTCCTGTCCCCGGGTACCCCGCGGCTCTTGGCCGTGCCTCCGATCCCGGTCCCCGTGCCGGAGCCGTTGGGCACAGCGTCGCGCCCGCCCGTGGTGTCGCTCCCGCGTCCGGTTGGGCGGCCGTGGCGGGTCCCTGGGCCGTTTCCCTGCCGCGTGGGCGGGACGGGGTGCTCGTCCCCCTGGCAGGTCCGGCCGGCTCCGTGTCTCCCACTCGTCCGGCCGGCCGGACGGCGGTGCCGCCCGCCGGCCGCCCGCTCGACCGGGACCCCGCCGCCTCGGCGAGCGCCGACGCCGAAGTGCCCCGGCAGCGGAGCGCCCCCGCGGCGGATCAGCTTCCCGTGCCCCGCCACCGCATCGGCCCCGTCCTCCAGGCGCTGCTGCGCCTCCACCACGAGCACGGGCCCGGCGCCCTCGCCCCGCGCCTCGCCGCGCTCCTGGAGTCGCTCGACCGGTTCGCGGACGGGGGAGCGGCGCCCGCCGATCCCCGCGCGACGTCCGGCGGCGCCCGGTCCGACGAGCCCGCCGCCCCCCACCCGTACGCCGACGCCGTCTGGTGGGCGGTCCGCCTGTTCGGGGAGACCGTGCGCCGGGTGGCCGACCCCCGGCCGTACCTGCCCGTCCTCCGCCTCCTCGCCGACCGGATCGGCGGCCGTCCCGCGCCCCAGCCGGTCTTCGCCGCCTTCGGCGCGGCCTTCTGGCAGGGACTCCCGCTCGGCGAGGACGAGCGGATCGACCTGCTCCGGCGGCTCGTGCCCGCCGACCCGCCGGCGGGCGAGGACGCGACCGGCGAGCGGTGCCTCGACACCGTCGCCGGGCTGCTCGTCGCCGATCCCCGGGGCGTACAGCCGCTGCTGTGCCGCTGGTTCGGCGACGAACGCCCGCTGCCCGCCGCCCCGCACGCCACCGTCGCCACCGCCGCCCAGGCCCTCCTGCACACCCATCGCGGGCTCGCCGTCGACGACCTCTGCGAGGCGCTCGTCTCCACCGCCCACCCGCTCGCCGACGGGCTGCTCGCCGCCCTCGCCGAGGACGAGCCCTCCGCGCTCTGCCGGGCCGTCGACCGCTGGGCCCACGACGACGGCCGCCCCGAGCGCCGGGTCGCCGCCGCCGCGTACGGCCACCTCGTCGCCGGCCGCCTCACCGTCCCCGCCGACCGTGAACTCCTCCGCTACGCCGCCCTCGCCCTGCTCGCCCGCCCCGCCGACCAGGCCCTCCACGGCCCCGCCCTCGGCCTGCTCGTCCGCGACCCGCACACCCGCGCCCGCCACCTGCCCCGCGCCATCGCCGAGCCCCGGGTGCCCGCGTCCGCCCTCGCCGAGGCCCTCGCGACCCACCCCGGGCCGGTCCTCACCGCCTTCCGGTCCCGGCTGCACGGCACGGGAGAGGAGGCCGCCGCCACGCTGCGCGCCCTCGCCGAGATCGACACGCCCGCCCTCACCCGGCGCGTCGCCGCCCTCGTCCGCGACTACGTGGCCCGCCTCCCCGAGGGTGCCGTGCACGTGGCCCGCTACGTCGACCGGCGGTTCGAGGACGGCCCGGCCGGCCGGGCCGTCCTCTTCCCCCTGGTCTCGGGGCTGATCCGGGGCCGCCCCGCCACCGTCCGCCGCGCCCTCGCCCCGGTGCTCGCCGCCCCCGGCACGGGCGCCTCCCGCCATCTGCGGGCCGAGCTGCTCGACGTACTCCTGGAACACGAGCGGTACGAGGCCGAGTCCGGCGAGCTCTCCGTCCTGGACGCCCTCCTGGCTGCCGCCGCCGAGGGCGTCGGCCTGCGCAGCGAGCCCCGCACCCGGGAGCTCGTGCACCGGGCCGCCGCCCTGTACACCCGTACGCCCGAAGGCGCCGGACGGCTCGACCGGGCCCTGGCCGGGGTCGCCCGTGAGAGTCCCGGCTTCGCCGATCTCCTCATCGGATGGACCGTCGCCGTACCGGGGGAGTGGGCCCCGCTGCTCGGTCCCGAGACCCTCCGGGTGCTGCGGAGCCCCGGCACTTCCATGCCGATGCGGACCGACGGGCGTGGGCATGGCAGTCTTAGACCTGCGTAA
- the infB gene encoding translation initiation factor IF-2 encodes MAKVRVYELAKEFGVESKVVMAKLQELGEFVRSASSTIEAPVVRKLTDALQGPGGNAGKTAAKPGAPRKAAPSPAAPKPAAASPAPSPAQAVRPSAPKPGAPAPAAPKPVVAEKPAAAPTSGSRPTPGPKPPAAPKPAPASPAPTTPEFTAPPAAPAAAQRPSGATPGPRPAAARPAQQAPRQQGQGQGAPRPQGQGAPRPGGARPAGPRPGNNPFTSGGSTGMARPQAPRPGGGAPRPQGGPGAAPGAPRPQGGPGGAPRPQGQGGARPTPGGMPRPQAPRPGGAPGGNRPNPGMMPQRPAAGPRPGPGGGGRGPGGPGGRPGGPGGGGGARPGFAGRPAGPGGGGGGFAGRPGGPGGGGGGRPGGPGGGGGGFGGRPGGFGGRPGGPGGRGGTQGAFGRPGGPARRGRKSKRQRRQEYEAMQAPSVGGVMLPRGGGEVIRLSRGASLTDFAEKIGANPASLVAVMMNLGEMVTATQSVSDDTLTMLGEEMNYTVQIVSPEEEDRELLESFDIEFGEDEGGEEALVSRPPVVTVMGHVDHGKTRLLDAIRKTNVVAGEAGGITQHIGAYQVGTEVNGEERRITFIDTPGHEAFTAMRARGAKSTDIAILVVAANDGVMPQTIEALNHAKAAGVPIVVAVNKIDVEGADPTKVRGQLTEFGLVAEEYGGDTMFVDISAKQGLHIDSLLEAVVLTADASLDLRANPNQDAQGIAIESHLDRGRGAVSTVLVQRGTLRIGDTVVVGDAYGRVRAMLDDKGNNVEEATPSTPVLVLGLTNVPGAGDNLLVVDEDRTARQIAEKRAARERNAAFAKRVRRVSLEDLDKVLKAGLVQELNLIIKGDASGAVEALEASLLQLDVGEEVDIRVLHRGVGAVTESDIDLAMGSDAIVIGYNVRAAGRAAQMAEREGVDVRYYSVIYQAIEEIEAALKGLLKPEYEEVELGTAEIREVFRSSKLGNIAGVLIRSGEVKRNTKARLVRDGKVIAEDLTIHGLRRFKDDVTEIREGFEGGINLGNFNDIKIDDVIATYEMREKPRA; translated from the coding sequence GTGGCTAAGGTCCGGGTATACGAACTCGCCAAGGAGTTCGGCGTAGAGAGCAAGGTCGTCATGGCCAAGCTCCAAGAACTCGGTGAATTCGTCCGTTCGGCGTCCTCGACTATCGAGGCGCCGGTCGTGCGCAAGTTGACTGACGCTTTGCAGGGTCCCGGCGGCAACGCCGGCAAGACCGCTGCCAAGCCCGGCGCGCCCCGCAAGGCAGCGCCCTCCCCCGCCGCGCCGAAGCCGGCTGCGGCATCCCCCGCGCCGTCCCCGGCGCAGGCTGTACGTCCCTCGGCCCCGAAGCCTGGAGCGCCCGCCCCGGCGGCGCCCAAGCCCGTGGTCGCGGAGAAGCCCGCCGCGGCGCCCACCTCGGGCTCGCGTCCCACCCCGGGTCCGAAGCCCCCGGCCGCGCCCAAGCCGGCGCCGGCCTCCCCGGCTCCGACGACTCCGGAGTTCACCGCGCCTCCGGCGGCCCCGGCCGCCGCACAGCGTCCCTCCGGCGCGACCCCGGGCCCCCGCCCGGCGGCTGCCCGCCCCGCCCAGCAGGCCCCGCGCCAGCAGGGTCAGGGCCAGGGTGCCCCGCGTCCGCAGGGCCAGGGTGCCCCGCGTCCGGGCGGTGCCCGTCCGGCCGGTCCGCGTCCGGGCAACAACCCGTTCACCTCGGGTGGCTCCACCGGCATGGCGCGCCCGCAGGCGCCCCGTCCCGGTGGCGGCGCCCCGCGTCCGCAGGGCGGCCCCGGCGCCGCTCCGGGCGCTCCGCGTCCGCAGGGTGGCCCCGGTGGCGCCCCGCGTCCGCAGGGCCAGGGCGGCGCGCGTCCCACCCCCGGTGGCATGCCGCGTCCCCAGGCTCCCCGTCCGGGCGGCGCGCCCGGCGGTAACCGTCCGAACCCGGGCATGATGCCGCAGCGTCCCGCTGCCGGCCCGCGCCCCGGTCCCGGCGGTGGCGGCCGTGGTCCCGGTGGCCCCGGCGGTCGTCCGGGTGGTCCCGGCGGTGGCGGCGGCGCTCGTCCCGGCTTCGCCGGTCGTCCGGCCGGTCCCGGCGGTGGCGGCGGCGGCTTCGCCGGTCGTCCCGGTGGTCCCGGTGGCGGCGGCGGCGGTCGTCCGGGTGGTCCCGGCGGCGGTGGCGGCGGCTTCGGCGGTCGTCCCGGTGGCTTCGGTGGCCGTCCCGGCGGTCCGGGTGGACGTGGTGGCACGCAGGGCGCCTTCGGTCGCCCCGGCGGTCCCGCGCGTCGTGGTCGCAAGTCGAAGCGTCAGAGGCGCCAGGAGTACGAGGCCATGCAGGCCCCGTCCGTGGGCGGCGTGATGCTTCCCCGCGGTGGCGGCGAGGTCATTCGCCTGTCGCGCGGTGCGTCCCTCACCGACTTCGCCGAGAAGATCGGCGCCAACCCGGCGTCGCTCGTCGCGGTGATGATGAACCTCGGCGAGATGGTCACGGCGACGCAGTCGGTCTCCGACGACACGCTGACGATGCTCGGCGAGGAGATGAACTACACCGTTCAGATCGTCTCGCCGGAGGAAGAGGACCGCGAGCTCCTCGAGTCCTTCGACATCGAGTTCGGCGAGGACGAGGGTGGCGAAGAGGCTCTGGTCTCCCGTCCGCCGGTCGTCACCGTCATGGGTCACGTCGACCACGGTAAGACCCGACTTCTCGACGCGATCCGCAAGACGAACGTCGTCGCGGGCGAGGCCGGTGGCATCACCCAGCACATCGGTGCCTACCAGGTGGGTACCGAGGTCAACGGCGAAGAGCGTCGCATCACCTTCATCGACACCCCGGGTCACGAGGCGTTCACCGCCATGCGTGCCCGTGGTGCGAAGTCGACCGACATCGCGATCCTCGTGGTCGCGGCCAACGACGGCGTCATGCCGCAGACGATCGAGGCGCTCAACCACGCCAAGGCCGCCGGCGTCCCGATCGTCGTCGCGGTGAACAAGATCGACGTCGAGGGTGCGGACCCGACCAAGGTCCGCGGTCAGCTGACCGAGTTCGGTCTGGTGGCCGAGGAGTACGGCGGCGACACGATGTTCGTCGACATCTCCGCCAAGCAGGGTCTGCACATCGACTCCCTGCTGGAGGCCGTCGTCCTCACCGCCGACGCCTCGCTCGACCTGCGGGCCAACCCGAACCAGGACGCGCAGGGTATTGCGATCGAGTCCCACCTCGACCGTGGTCGTGGTGCCGTCTCGACCGTCCTGGTCCAGCGCGGAACGCTGCGCATCGGCGACACCGTGGTGGTCGGCGACGCGTACGGCCGCGTCCGGGCGATGCTCGACGACAAGGGCAACAACGTCGAGGAGGCGACCCCGTCGACTCCCGTCCTGGTGCTCGGTCTCACCAACGTGCCGGGTGCCGGCGACAACCTCCTGGTGGTCGACGAGGACCGTACGGCGCGTCAGATCGCCGAGAAGCGTGCTGCGCGTGAGCGCAACGCCGCCTTCGCCAAGCGCGTTCGCCGGGTGTCCCTCGAGGACCTCGACAAGGTGCTCAAGGCCGGTCTCGTCCAGGAACTCAACCTCATCATCAAGGGCGACGCGTCCGGTGCGGTCGAGGCCCTCGAGGCTTCGCTGCTCCAGCTCGACGTCGGCGAAGAGGTCGACATCCGTGTCCTGCACCGCGGTGTGGGTGCGGTCACCGAGTCGGACATCGACCTGGCCATGGGCTCCGACGCCATCGTCATCGGCTACAACGTCCGCGCTGCGGGCCGCGCGGCGCAGATGGCGGAGCGCGAAGGCGTCGACGTCCGGTACTACTCGGTGATCTACCAGGCCATCGAGGAGATCGAGGCGGCCCTGAAGGGTCTCCTCAAGCCGGAGTACGAAGAGGTCGAGCTCGGTACGGCGGAGATCCGCGAGGTCTTCCGCTCGTCCAAGCTGGGCAACATCGCCGGTGTCCTCATCCGCTCCGGCGAGGTCAAGCGCAACACCAAGGCGCGCCTCGTCCGCGACGGCAAGGTCATCGCCGAGGACCTCACGATCCACGGTCTGCGCCGCTTCAAGGACGACGTCACCGAGATCCGCGAAGGCTTCGAGGGCGGTATCAACCTCGGAAACTTCAACGACATCAAGATCGACGACGTCATCGCGACGTACGAGATGCGCGAGAAGCCCCGCGCCTGA